The DNA window CATCGTCTCCGTCGGCGGCCCCGTCACCGAGATCGTCTACGCCCTCGGCGCAGGCCCGGACGTCGTCGCCGTCGACACCTCCAGCCTCTACCCCGACGAGGCCAACAAGCTCCCCAAGGTCGGCTACCAGCGCACCATCGCCACCGAGGGCGTCCTCGCCCAGCGTCCCACCCTCGTCCTCCTGTCCTCCGAGGCCGGGCCGCCCGCCGCGATCACCCAGATCCAGGCTGCCGGCATCCCCACCCACGTCATCCCTGCGGAGGCCCAGCTCGACGGCATCGCCGACCGCATCGACGCCGTCGCCAAGGCCCTTGGCAAGCAGGCCGAAGGCGACACCCTGAAGCGCACCGTCACCGCCGAACTCGACGCGGTGAAGCGCGAGCTCGGCGCCCTCCCGACGCACCCCCGCGTCCTGATGATCTACACCCGCGGCGCAGGCACCCAGCTCGTCGCCGGCGTCGACACGCCGCCCGACACCTTGATCCGCCTCGCGGGGGGCGAGAACGCCGCCGCCACGCTGTCCGGCTACAAACCCATGACCGCCGAGGCCGTCGTCGCTGCGGCCCCCGAGGTCATCCTCGTCCCCAGCCGTGGCCTCGACGCCCTCGGTGGGATCGACGGCATCCTTGCTCTCCCTGGCGTCGCCCAGACCCCCGCAGGCAAGGCCCGACGCGTCGTCCCCCTCGACGACCTCCTCCTGCTCGGCCTCGGCCCCCGCACCCCCGCTGCCGCCCGCGATCTCGCCCGACAGCTCCGCGCGCCATGAGTTCCACCGCGCTCTCCGGGCTGACCCACGCCGCGCGCCGACCCGCTGGCCGGCGCGCCACGCTGCTCGCCCTCGGCGCGCTCCTCGTCGTCGTCATGCTCCTGGCCGCCTCGATCGGTGCCGTCCGCCTCACCCTCGGCCAGGTCCTCGCCATCGTCCTCGAACCCCTGGGCATCACCCTCCCGTTCCACGTCACCGAGCAGGACATCGCCGTCGTTCGCGCCATCCGCGCCCCGCGCGTCCTGCTCGGCGCCCTCGTCGGCGCGGCCCTCGGCGCCAGCGGCGCCGCCATGCAAGGCCTCCTGCGCAACCCCCTCGCCGATCCGGGCCTCATCGGCGTCTCCAGTGGCGCCTCCCTCGGCGCGGCCCTCGCCATCGTCTCCGTCGGCGCCGCCGGCATCGGCACGGCCGGCATCGGCGCCGCCTTCATCCCAGCTGCCGCTTTCGTCGGCGGACTCGCCGCTGCCGCCCTCGCGCTCCACCTCGGCCGCGTCGACGGCCACCCCGTCGACGGCGCCCTCCTCCTCTCCGGCATCGCCATCAACGCCCTCGCCGCCGCGGGCGTCGGCCTCGTCATCCACGTCGCCAGCGACGCCCAGCTCCGCAACATCACCTTCTGGACCCTCGGCAGCCTCGGCGGCGCCTCCTGGACCAGCCTCCAGTGGGCCGCCCCGCCGCTCCTCGTCAGCGTCTTCTTGCTCCAGCGCCTCGCGCGCCCCTTGAACCTCCTGCTCCTCGGCCCGACCGAGGCCCGCCACCTCGGCCTCCGCGTCGACCGCGTCCAGCGGATCGCCGTGGTCACCGCCGCCTTCGGCGTCGGCGCTGCCGTCTCTGCTTCGGGCCTCATCAGCTTCATCGGCCTCGTCGCCCCGCACCTCGTGCGCCTCGTCCTCGGCCCCGAGCACCGCGCCGTCCTCCCGGGCGCCGCCCTCGTCGGCGCCCTCGTCCTCGTCCTCGCCGACCTCCTCGCCCGCACCCTCATCGCGCCAGGCGAGATCCCCCTCGGCGTCCTCACCGCCTTCCTCGGCGCGCCCTTCCTTCTGGCCCTCCTGCGCAGCCGCGCTGCCGGGAGGCTCACGTGATCGAGGCCCGCGGCGTCGGCGTCCGCATCGGCGGCAACGACCTCCTCACCGACGTCTCCCTCCGCGTCGCTGCTGGCGAGTGCGTCGCGCTGGTCGGCCCCAACGGCGCGGGCAAATCCACCTTCCTCCGTGTCCTCTCCGGCGACCTCGCCCCCACCACGGGCGACGTCCTCCTCGGAGAGCGCCCCCTCGGACGCTACGCCCCCGAGCAGCTCGCCCGCGTGCGCGCCGTCCTCCCGCAGGAAGCTGGCCTCCGCTTCGCCTTCACCGCCCTCGAGGTCGCCCTCATGGGCCGCGCCCCGCACACCCAGGGCGCCGATCGCCCCGACGATCTCCGCATCGCCCGCGACGCCCTCCGCCGCGTCGGCCTCGCTGGCCAGGCCGATCGCCTCTACACGACGCTCTCTGGCGGCGAGCGTCAGCGCGTCCAGCTCGCGCGCGTCCTCGCCCAGCTCCCACCTGCGGACAGTGAAGGCCCTCGTGCCCTCCTCCTCGACGAGCCGATCGCCAGCCAGGACCTCGCCCACCAGCACCGCGTCCTTCGCATCGCGCGTGACGAGGCCAGGGCGGGCGTCGCCGTGATCGTCGTCCTCCACGATCTCGGCCTCGCCGCTCAGTATGCCGATCGCATCGGCGTCCTCGCCCGCGGTCGCCTCGTCGCCGCTGGGCCGCCCTCCGAGGTGCTCTCCACAGCGCTCCTCCGCGACGTCTTCTCCGTCGCCGCGCGGATCGCCTTCGACCCTGCGTGCCCCGGGCGCCCTCTCGTCTTCGTCGAGACCGACGATCTCTGAAAGAGCATGAAATGCAGGCCCCCGCGGGGCCATGCACTGTCACACAAGGAACGATCATGAGTGAACTTCGCATCGGGGCGGGAGCGCTTCTCCTCGGTTTGATCACGGCCACGGCTGCCTGCGGTGGCGACGACCCCCCTGGGAACGACGCGACGACCAGCACGACCACGACGACGTCTGGCGCGGGGGGCCATGGTGCTGGTGGCGACGGCGCGGGGGGCGCCGGTGCTGCAGGCACGGGTGGTGAAGGCGGCGGGGGCGTCGGCGGCAACGGCGTCGGCGGCAACGGCGTCGGCGGCTCGGGAGGCGACGGTGGCGCGGGCGCAGGTGGTGCTGGTGCAGGCGTCGGTGGTGCAGGCGTCGGTGGTGCAGGCGTCGGTGGTGCAGGCGGCTCGGGCGGCGGCAGCGCGACCTGTGTCGCCCCGATGGCCGAGTGTGATGGCAACTCCGCCACGGTCTGCGAGACCGACACGACCGCGAGCTCCGAGCACTGCGGCGCCTGCGGCCACAGCTGTCTGGGCGGTGCCTGCCTCGCCGGCACCTGCCAGCCCGTGGTGCTCGCCGACACGCAGAACAATCCCTGGACCATCGCCCTCGACGACGAGCACGTCTACTGGACCAACGGCGGCCAGGCTGCCTCCGGGAACGGCAGCGTCGCGCGCGTCCGGAAGATGGGCGGCGACGTCCAGATGATCGCGACGGGCCAGAGCTACCCCTTCATCGGCATCGCCGTCGCCGACGACCACGTCTACTGGACCAACTACACCGACGGCACCGTCCGCAGGGCCCTGATCATCGGCGGCGGTGAAGAGACCCTCGCCACGGGGCAAGCCAACCCCAAGGGCATCGTCGTCGACGCCACGCACGCCTACTGGGCGAACAACAACGGCACGATCATGCGCCACCCGCGCGGCGGTTCAGCGCAGCCGCCCGAGCTTCTCTCCTCGGTGAGCGGGACCAAGCCGTACGGCGTCGCACTCGGCAATGGCGGCATCTACTGGACCGTCGCCTCGGCGAACGTGGGCTCGATCCAGTTCCTCCCGCTCGCTGGCGGTCCACCTGCTCCCATCGCCGAGCAGCAAGACCTCCCCCTCTACCTCGCGACGGACACCGAGCACGTATACTGGGTCAACACCGCGGCCGGTCCCTCGATCGCGCGGGCACCGCTCGCCGGCGGCGCCGTCGATGTCCTCGGCAGCTCCCCCTCTGCCGGGGCCTACGGCATGACCGTGGCGGGTGACGACGTCTACTTCACCAACCACCAGCAAGGGACCATCACCCGCGCCCCGTCCTCGCCCCCCGAGCAGGCCCAGGTCCTCGTCACGGGCCAGGGCAGGCCGCGCATGATCGCCGCCGACGACCTCGCCATCTACTGGGTCAACCAGATGGACGGCACCGTCATGCGACTCGCGCGGTGAGGGTCCTGCGGTCCGCGCGGTGAGGGTCCTGCGGTCCGCGCGGTGAGGGTCATGCGGCTCACGCGGTGAGGGTCATGCGGCTCACGCGGTGAGGGTCATGCGGCTCACGCGGTGAGGGTCATGCGGCTCACGCGGTGAGGGTCATGCGGCTCACGCGGTGAGGTGCAGGCTGCTTGCGTAGCGAGGGGGTAGGCGGCTCATGCACGGAGGCGCATGTCACTCGCGCGATGAGGGTCATGCCGCTCGCATCCTGATGCACTGAGGGCGGATTGGGGAGGCATCGCTGCTTCCAGATCCGTCCTCATGGTGTCCCGGAGGCCGATTTGTAACGTGCACAGGCCCCGTGAGTGGCCGACGCGACCAGGTCACGCCCGTGCACAGGGCCCGTGAGTGGCCGACGCGACCAGGTCACGCCCGTGCACAGGCCCCGTGAGTGGCCGACGCGACCATGGTTTCCAATCCAACCCCCGGTTCGTGTCCTCCGGCATCCAGGTGCGAGCCCGACCTGGTCACGTCGGCTGGCTTCCTGTCCCTGGTCGCGGAGGTGACGGCGCCGCCGTGGCGACTTCCGATACCCGGGCGCCAGGTGACCCCGATCCATGGGCGCCTTCATCAAGGGGTGTCCCGCGGGACAGGGGCTCCGCGATCGTCTCCGGCACCCGGGTCGTGGACGGACCTCCCCCCCGTCGCTCGA is part of the Chondromyces crocatus genome and encodes:
- a CDS encoding FecCD family ABC transporter permease; protein product: MSSTALSGLTHAARRPAGRRATLLALGALLVVVMLLAASIGAVRLTLGQVLAIVLEPLGITLPFHVTEQDIAVVRAIRAPRVLLGALVGAALGASGAAMQGLLRNPLADPGLIGVSSGASLGAALAIVSVGAAGIGTAGIGAAFIPAAAFVGGLAAAALALHLGRVDGHPVDGALLLSGIAINALAAAGVGLVIHVASDAQLRNITFWTLGSLGGASWTSLQWAAPPLLVSVFLLQRLARPLNLLLLGPTEARHLGLRVDRVQRIAVVTAAFGVGAAVSASGLISFIGLVAPHLVRLVLGPEHRAVLPGAALVGALVLVLADLLARTLIAPGEIPLGVLTAFLGAPFLLALLRSRAAGRLT
- a CDS encoding heme ABC transporter ATP-binding protein, which translates into the protein MIEARGVGVRIGGNDLLTDVSLRVAAGECVALVGPNGAGKSTFLRVLSGDLAPTTGDVLLGERPLGRYAPEQLARVRAVLPQEAGLRFAFTALEVALMGRAPHTQGADRPDDLRIARDALRRVGLAGQADRLYTTLSGGERQRVQLARVLAQLPPADSEGPRALLLDEPIASQDLAHQHRVLRIARDEARAGVAVIVVLHDLGLAAQYADRIGVLARGRLVAAGPPSEVLSTALLRDVFSVAARIAFDPACPGRPLVFVETDDL
- a CDS encoding heme/hemin ABC transporter substrate-binding protein, whose amino-acid sequence is MNALHRPALASLLVLLASLLCACRERTPAGGEPGSARSESSAAPSDPGPASAYRGTPGATTAPARIVSVGGPVTEIVYALGAGPDVVAVDTSSLYPDEANKLPKVGYQRTIATEGVLAQRPTLVLLSSEAGPPAAITQIQAAGIPTHVIPAEAQLDGIADRIDAVAKALGKQAEGDTLKRTVTAELDAVKRELGALPTHPRVLMIYTRGAGTQLVAGVDTPPDTLIRLAGGENAAATLSGYKPMTAEAVVAAAPEVILVPSRGLDALGGIDGILALPGVAQTPAGKARRVVPLDDLLLLGLGPRTPAAARDLARQLRAP